The sequence GCCTAGTCTTCCACTCCGACCATAACGTCTGAAGCTTTGATGACAACGCTGGCCTTTTTGCCCTCTTTTAGCCCTAAGGCTTCGTAAGATTTTTTGGTAATGATAGAAGTAATGCACACTTGCGGAGCAAGCTCAATAGCGACTTCCACATTAACAGCACCAATATCGATAGACTTTACCGTGCCATGAAGCACATTACGTGCACTAAGTTTCATTGGCTCTCCTTAAC is a genomic window of Sulfurospirillum tamanense containing:
- a CDS encoding TOBE domain-containing protein, which gives rise to MKLSARNVLHGTVKSIDIGAVNVEVAIELAPQVCITSIITKKSYEALGLKEGKKASVVIKASDVMVGVED